The Aerosakkonema funiforme FACHB-1375 genome segment GCGAAAAATTAGATTCATCTTTATTGCAACAAGGTTTAAATACTAACGCCAGCGTACTGAAGGGAGTAGGTTATGGCCCTAGTTTCCCGATGATGCCTTACGCCCAACTGGTATTGCGCGGGGTACGATTTGGTTCTCAGCTGGCAGTGGCAAATCAGGAATCCGAAAATGATTTTAGGCAAGTTTGTACCAAGCGCGGCTTAGATCTGGCGTTGGGAGGCATTTACGACCACGTAGCCGGAGGTTTTCATCGCTATACCGTCGATCCATCTTGGACAGTGCCTCACTTTGAAAAAATGCTCTACGATAACGGTCAGATTGTGGAATATCTGGCTTGTTTGTGGAGTAGCGGAGTAAGGGAACCGGCATTTGAGAGCGCGATCGCCGGTACGGTAGAGTGGTTGCAGCGGGAAATGACTGCTCCTGAAGGTTACTTTTACGCTGCACAGGATGCCGATAGTTTCCCCGATCGCACTGCTAAAGAGCCAGAGGAAGGAAACTTTTACGTCTGGAATTATAGCGAACTGCAACAGCTGCTCACTTCTGAAGAGTTAGCTGAGATGGAAGAGCAGTTTACAGTTACTGCTGAGGGCAATTTTGAAGGCAACAATGTTTTGCAACGCCGTCATCCGGGTAAGCTGAGCGACACAATCGAAACGGCGTTAGCCAAACTGTTTCAAATGCGTTATGGCGCAACGCCTGAAACTATGGAAACTTTCCCGCCCGCTATTAACAATCAGGAAGCTAAGAGCGGTAATTGGGATGGTAGGATTCCGCCGGTTACCGATCCAAAAATGATTGTGGCTTGGAATAGTCTGATGATTTCAGGGCTGGCACGAGCTTATGTTGTATTCGGTCAGATAGAATATTTTTTGCTTGCGGTTCGATGCGCCAATTTTATTTTGGATAGCCAGTGGGTGCAGGAACGCTTTCATCGTCTCAATTATGACGGAAAGCCGGCAGTTCTGGCTCAGTCTGAAGATTACGCTCTTTTTATCAAAGCGCTCCTCGATTTGCAGCAAGCAACCCTCAGAATTGAAGATAGCGAAGAAACTTCC includes the following:
- a CDS encoding thioredoxin domain-containing protein, which encodes MTNRLAQSPSLYLRKHAENPLDWWPWCDEAIEVARRENKPIFLSIGYSSCHWCTVMEGEAFSDPDIAEYMNANFIPIKVDREERPDLDSIYMQGLQMMVGQGGWPLNVFLDPKDLVPFYGGTYFPVQPRYGRPGFLQVLQAIRRYYDTEKAKVESVTAEIRGYLQQAAALQPDGSEKLDSSLLQQGLNTNASVLKGVGYGPSFPMMPYAQLVLRGVRFGSQLAVANQESENDFRQVCTKRGLDLALGGIYDHVAGGFHRYTVDPSWTVPHFEKMLYDNGQIVEYLACLWSSGVREPAFESAIAGTVEWLQREMTAPEGYFYAAQDADSFPDRTAKEPEEGNFYVWNYSELQQLLTSEELAEMEEQFTVTAEGNFEGNNVLQRRHPGKLSDTIETALAKLFQMRYGATPETMETFPPAINNQEAKSGNWDGRIPPVTDPKMIVAWNSLMISGLARAYVVFGQIEYFLLAVRCANFILDSQWVQERFHRLNYDGKPAVLAQSEDYALFIKALLDLQQATLRIEDSEETSGYELPKANFWLEKAVKVQEEFDEFLWSLELGGYYNTARDASGDLVVRERNYNDNATPSANGIAIANLVQLALLTEDLQYLDRAEQALQAFCSVMNQPQACPSLFTALDWYLNHTLIRTNSEHLQSLIAEYVPTAVYALADNLPDGSVGQVCPGLSCSQPAHSREQLWEQVRKLGARG